A part of Liolophura sinensis isolate JHLJ2023 chromosome 1, CUHK_Ljap_v2, whole genome shotgun sequence genomic DNA contains:
- the LOC135482138 gene encoding uncharacterized protein LOC135482138, giving the protein MLSEGLYAVCITALCVLLGTMSAETTTLSLNVREGLTNYLLHCYNHGSASDVQKRISWFYTKNEIRESQIPTSLSDPGNVTLLASWSGSDTYVSDSKAWSMDDYQIGGKYSLRIFNASFPRDNGYFYCVDQVSRDIIRRFHLQILVKITEIWITEAGDVEGTQTVDVTAGEMARLSCRVNRANPAPDFLWTKNNHLFSNASYPDSGDANSGVITFLPTREMNGEIVRCLANNQNGPDEIAAAKLNVLYPPVVTVNWQSGINVLTCEAEGNPAQYEFYSWEHRVRSTLVDTMQGSASESTSVLHLPPSGYFVTGDYICSVSNGVGHKQSASLLCAT; this is encoded by the exons ATGCTTTCTGAAGGACTGTACGCTGTATGCATCACAG CATTATGTGTGCTGCTCGGCACCATGTCTGCAGAGACAACTACCCTCAGTCTAAATGTCCGGGAAGGATTAACAAACTATCTGCTACATTGCTATAATCACGGAAGTGCTTCCGATGTCCAAAAAAGGATAAGTTGGTTTTATACGAAAAACGAGATAAGGGAATCTCAAATACCTACGTCGCTGTCTGACCCTGGAAACGTGACCTTGTTGGCATCGTGGAGTGGTTCGGACACGTACGTGAGTGACTCAAAAGCATGGAGCATGGATGATTACCAAATAGGAGGAAAATATTCATTGAGGATATTCAATGCATCTTTTCCCAGAGACAATGGATATTTCTACTGTGTTGATCAGGTTTCAAGAGATATAATCAGGCGATTTCATCTCCAGATACTTG tgaaaattactGAGATATGGATAACGGAAGCTGGTGATGTTGAGGGCACGCAGACGGTTGATGTTACGGCCGGAGAAATGGCACGATTGTCTTGTCGGGTGAACAGAGCAAACCCTGCCCCAGACTTCTTGTGGACGAAAAATAACCATTTGTTTTCTAACGCTTCATATCCGGACTCCGGAGATGCGAATTCCGGAGTTATAACATTCTTACCCACACGAGAGATGAATGGAGAGATAGTCCGTTGTCTAGCCAACAACCAAAACGGACCAGATGAGATTGCAGCTGCGAAACTGAACGTCTTAT ACCCCCCGGTCGTAACAGTTAACTGGCAGAGTGGCATAAACGTCCTGACTTGTGAGGCCGAGGGTAACCCCGCCCAGTACGAGTTCTACTCCTGGGAGCATCGAGTCCGCAGCACCCTGGTTGACACCATGCAGGGAAGTGCTTCTGAGTCAACATCAGTACTTCACCTCCCTCCCTCGGGATATTTTGTGACAGGGGACTATATATGTAGTGTGTCCAACGGAGTCGGGCATAAGCAAAGCGCCAGTTTACTTTGTGCAACCTAA